Proteins found in one Clostridium butyricum genomic segment:
- a CDS encoding MurR/RpiR family transcriptional regulator — protein sequence MKIENLIEENYEKLNDNDIYIWNYILHHKKECRTMSIQELASKCNVSHTTILRFTHKLGLEGYSELKIHLKWEEKGENQFDPKEIDNTCKDIIMTMEELKNRDFNEMFRTIDNADKIYIYGSGAVQKDAAKELKRNMIFSNKLVYVLEGKEETNIILEALTNKDVFFLLSFSGNNSFVNNFALKLKAKGISIISINLVGNNELASISNFNIPFYSHSIVIKRKDFKYWTTSQFFVICELLVLKYIQYSMN from the coding sequence ATGAAAATTGAGAATTTAATTGAAGAAAACTATGAAAAATTAAATGATAATGATATTTATATTTGGAATTATATATTACATCATAAAAAAGAATGCAGGACTATGTCAATTCAAGAGCTAGCTTCAAAGTGCAACGTTTCTCATACGACAATTTTACGTTTTACACATAAACTTGGTCTTGAAGGTTATAGCGAATTAAAGATTCATTTAAAATGGGAAGAAAAAGGTGAAAATCAATTTGATCCTAAAGAAATTGATAATACATGTAAAGATATAATAATGACTATGGAAGAATTAAAAAATCGGGATTTTAATGAAATGTTTAGAACTATAGATAATGCAGATAAAATATATATTTATGGTTCGGGTGCTGTACAAAAAGATGCAGCTAAAGAATTAAAAAGGAATATGATATTCAGTAATAAACTAGTATATGTGCTTGAAGGAAAAGAAGAAACTAATATTATTTTAGAGGCACTTACAAATAAGGATGTATTCTTTCTTCTTTCATTTTCAGGAAATAATTCATTTGTAAATAACTTTGCACTTAAATTAAAAGCAAAAGGCATATCTATAATATCAATTAATTTAGTAGGTAACAATGAATTAGCTTCTATAAGTAATTTTAATATTCCATTTTATAGTCACTCAATTGTAATAAAAAGAAAGGATTTTAAGTATTGGACTACTTCTCAGTTTTTTGTTATATGCGAATTATTGGTTTTGAAATATATTCAATATAGCATGAATTAA
- a CDS encoding MurR/RpiR family transcriptional regulator — protein MRLDELVNQYYNQLNENDIYIWNYISSHKKECEKLAIDQLAYKCNVSRTTILRFAQKLSLKGYGELKVYLKLDNQMTKENTNNVNFLCNSYNDLMKSMSERDCTEIFEAFDNAKNLYVFGSGMVQSSIKKEIKRIFLLGKKIFYDISGYDEAKAIVKMTTQDDLCIVISVSGENEFTIDFTKELKIRNVKTISITKSKDNSLARLCDHNLYVSTPIIDGVSDKFKYESVTSYFMLIEILFLKYMEHKSAISKKED, from the coding sequence ATGAGATTAGATGAATTAGTAAATCAATATTATAATCAGCTTAATGAAAACGATATTTATATTTGGAATTATATATCAAGTCATAAAAAAGAATGTGAAAAGCTTGCAATTGATCAGCTCGCATATAAGTGCAATGTATCAAGAACAACAATTTTAAGATTTGCTCAAAAACTTTCATTAAAAGGATATGGAGAATTGAAGGTATATTTAAAACTTGATAATCAGATGACAAAAGAAAACACAAATAATGTGAATTTTTTATGCAATTCATATAATGATCTAATGAAAAGTATGAGCGAAAGAGATTGCACAGAAATATTTGAAGCATTTGATAATGCAAAGAATCTTTATGTATTTGGATCTGGAATGGTGCAATCATCAATAAAAAAGGAAATAAAGAGGATTTTTTTATTAGGAAAGAAGATATTTTATGATATAAGTGGATATGATGAAGCAAAAGCTATAGTTAAAATGACAACTCAGGATGATTTGTGTATAGTAATTTCAGTGTCAGGAGAGAATGAATTTACAATAGATTTTACTAAGGAATTAAAAATAAGAAATGTAAAGACAATATCAATTACAAAATCAAAGGATAATTCTTTAGCAAGACTTTGTGATCATAATCTTTATGTTTCAACACCTATAATTGATGGAGTGTCAGATAAATTTAAGTATGAATCTGTAACATCCTATTTTATGCTGATAGAAATTTTATTTTTAAAATATATGGAACATAAATCAGCAATAAGTAAAAAGGAAGATTAA
- a CDS encoding PTS sugar transporter subunit IIA, which yields MFGFGKKKEIKAKEFNAVISGKSIDLSEVKDDMFSSRALGKGMAVIPTSDEIVSPCNGKVVMVAETKHAIAIENDEGIQVLIHIGLDTVNLNGKGFEVFCKAGDEVKNGKVIAKVDRDFLRKENISDVTMMVVVEPNGRNIIECNNKQDVQAGSSVLIKYE from the coding sequence ATGTTTGGATTTGGAAAAAAGAAAGAAATAAAAGCAAAGGAATTTAATGCTGTAATATCAGGCAAAAGTATAGATTTATCTGAGGTAAAAGATGACATGTTTTCAAGTAGAGCCTTAGGAAAAGGAATGGCAGTAATTCCAACATCTGATGAAATAGTATCTCCGTGTAATGGAAAGGTAGTAATGGTAGCAGAAACTAAACATGCTATAGCTATAGAAAATGATGAAGGAATTCAAGTATTAATACATATAGGTCTTGATACTGTGAATCTAAATGGAAAGGGTTTTGAAGTATTTTGTAAGGCAGGAGATGAAGTGAAAAATGGAAAGGTTATTGCAAAAGTAGATAGGGATTTTCTTAGGAAGGAAAATATATCTGATGTTACAATGATGGTGGTTGTTGAGCCAAATGGACGTAACATTATAGAGTGTAATAATAAGCAAGATGTACAAGCCGGAAGCAGTGTATTGATTAAATATGAATAA
- a CDS encoding 6-phospho-alpha-glucosidase, with the protein MANKKYSITIAGGGSTFTPGIVLMLLDHMDRFPIRSIKFYDNDAQRQETVAKACEIYLKENAPEIEFAYTTDPETAFTDIDFVLAHIRVGKYAMREKDEKIPLKYGVLGQETCGPGGIAYGMRSIGGVIEILDYMEQYSPNAWMLNYSNPAAIVAEATRRLRPNSKILNICDMPIDLEEKMANMCGLKSRKEMNVSYYGLNHFGWWSKIYDKDGNDLMPQIKKHMAENGFADALSNTNQHVEESWIHTFQKARDVYAVDPTTIPNTYLKYYLFPDYVVETSDPEHTRANEVMEGREKHVFGACKKIIESGTSKEGGFEADVHATYIVDLACAIAENTNERFLLIVPNEGAVENFDRTAMVEIPCIVGSNGYERICQGSIPQFQKGLMEQQVSVEKLTVEAWIEGSYQKLWQALTLSRTVPSARIAKLILDDLIEANKEYWPELS; encoded by the coding sequence ATGGCAAATAAAAAATATTCAATAACTATAGCAGGTGGCGGAAGCACTTTTACACCAGGAATTGTACTAATGTTGTTAGATCACATGGATAGATTCCCAATTCGTTCTATAAAATTTTATGATAATGATGCACAAAGACAGGAAACAGTTGCAAAAGCATGTGAAATTTATTTAAAAGAAAATGCACCAGAAATTGAATTTGCTTATACAACTGATCCAGAAACAGCATTTACTGATATAGATTTTGTACTAGCTCATATCCGTGTAGGAAAATATGCAATGCGTGAAAAAGATGAAAAGATTCCATTAAAATATGGAGTGCTTGGACAAGAAACTTGTGGGCCTGGAGGAATTGCTTATGGAATGCGTTCGATAGGTGGAGTAATTGAAATTCTTGATTACATGGAACAATATTCTCCAAATGCATGGATGTTAAATTATTCAAATCCAGCTGCAATTGTGGCAGAAGCAACTAGAAGATTAAGACCAAATTCTAAGATTCTAAATATATGTGACATGCCTATAGATTTAGAAGAAAAAATGGCTAACATGTGTGGACTTAAATCTAGAAAAGAAATGAATGTATCATATTATGGATTAAATCACTTTGGATGGTGGTCAAAGATCTATGATAAGGATGGTAACGATTTAATGCCTCAAATTAAAAAGCATATGGCTGAAAATGGATTTGCAGATGCATTATCAAATACAAATCAACATGTAGAAGAAAGTTGGATTCATACATTCCAAAAAGCAAGAGATGTTTATGCAGTAGATCCAACAACAATTCCTAACACATACTTAAAATACTATCTATTCCCCGATTATGTTGTGGAAACTTCTGACCCAGAGCATACTAGAGCTAATGAGGTTATGGAAGGAAGAGAAAAACATGTATTTGGAGCTTGTAAAAAGATAATTGAAAGTGGTACAAGCAAAGAAGGTGGATTTGAAGCTGATGTTCATGCAACTTACATTGTTGATTTAGCATGTGCTATAGCAGAAAATACAAATGAAAGATTCCTTCTTATAGTTCCAAATGAAGGTGCTGTTGAAAACTTTGATAGAACAGCTATGGTTGAAATTCCATGTATAGTAGGAAGTAATGGATATGAAAGAATATGTCAAGGTTCTATTCCACAATTCCAAAAAGGATTAATGGAACAACAAGTAAGTGTTGAAAAGTTAACAGTAGAAGCATGGATAGAGGGAAGCTATCAAAAATTATGGCAAGCTCTTACACTTTCAAGAACAGTTCCAAGTGCAAGAATAGCAAAATTAATCTTAGATGATTTAATTGAAGCAAATAAGGAATACTGGCCAGAATTATCTTAG
- a CDS encoding glycerol dehydrogenase produces MKINMPGCYIQEKGAMSKIASYFNFLEDGKVLILMDGFSYMHFKDKVSEGLKKHNISYIIESFTGECCMENIKNIICKSQSNNIKCVIGIGGGKALDIAKAVGHFGNMKYIMVPTAASTDGPCSRISVLYESDGTFKEYINLDNNPHGVIVDTEVIANAPAKLLKAGIGDGISTYFETEAGYEGDIEKFGSSSISLTARTLSKECFDAIIENAYSAVNAVENNEVNESLEKVIEAIIYLSCVGFENGSLAAAHSIANSLSTISKYNNFMHGEKVAFGTIVQLILENKDAHLIDKVKELYKKIDLPYNMKQIGIEDEEELYQIAKRACEKDQPINRMKKIFAHEDKVKSAIKFTENL; encoded by the coding sequence ATGAAAATTAATATGCCTGGATGTTATATACAAGAAAAAGGAGCAATGAGTAAAATTGCATCATATTTTAATTTTTTAGAAGATGGAAAAGTACTAATACTTATGGATGGATTTTCTTATATGCACTTTAAAGATAAAGTTAGTGAAGGGTTAAAAAAGCATAATATAAGTTATATAATAGAATCTTTTACTGGCGAATGTTGCATGGAAAATATAAAAAATATCATCTGTAAATCCCAAAGCAATAATATTAAATGTGTAATAGGAATTGGTGGAGGAAAGGCTTTGGATATAGCAAAAGCTGTTGGGCATTTTGGAAACATGAAATATATAATGGTGCCAACAGCAGCTTCTACGGATGGTCCATGCAGCAGGATATCTGTTTTATATGAAAGTGATGGAACATTTAAAGAATATATTAATTTAGACAACAATCCTCATGGTGTAATTGTAGATACAGAGGTAATAGCAAATGCACCTGCAAAACTTTTAAAAGCTGGAATTGGTGATGGAATATCAACATATTTTGAAACAGAAGCAGGATATGAAGGTGATATTGAGAAATTTGGCTCAAGTAGCATTTCATTAACTGCAAGAACATTATCAAAAGAATGTTTTGATGCAATAATTGAAAATGCATATTCTGCTGTTAATGCTGTTGAAAATAATGAAGTAAATGAGTCTTTAGAAAAAGTTATAGAAGCTATTATTTATTTAAGTTGCGTAGGCTTTGAAAATGGTTCACTAGCAGCTGCGCATTCTATAGCCAATTCATTGAGTACAATTTCTAAGTATAATAATTTTATGCATGGGGAAAAAGTGGCCTTTGGAACTATTGTACAGTTGATCTTAGAAAATAAAGATGCTCACTTGATTGATAAGGTTAAAGAACTTTATAAAAAGATAGATCTTCCATATAATATGAAACAAATTGGAATAGAGGATGAAGAGGAATTATATCAAATTGCTAAAAGAGCATGTGAAAAAGATCAGCCTATAAATAGAATGAAAAAAATATTTGCACATGAAGATAAGGTGAAATCAGCTATTAAGTTTACTGAGAATCTATAG
- a CDS encoding GNAT family N-acetyltransferase, with amino-acid sequence MSRRRQLKMKEVGLEHLEQYNQLLRYVFQVTNQELQEIGWEEKEMIRAKSPTLERADVWGWFDGDKLISQVAVYPMKVRIFNKTYDMGGLTGVGTYPEYANQGLMHKLLYQALKNMKEAKQSISYLYPYSIPYYRRKGWEIISDKITFEINDYQLPKNKQVSGDVERVAVESDKVKKAYERFAIKTHGALVRDDLAWNEYLLWDSDDLMAAVYYNEDYEPDGYVLYWIKDEIFHIKDMIFVNEEARSGLWNFISAHFSMITKVIGNTYTDEPLAFLLEDADIKETISPYFMARIVDLEQFIAEFPFKPDTIDREWSFIMDDPILSCNQGTFTLNITKDGKGKVVRSTNKTTDRINIQTMTTMLLGYKRPDYLHKIGRLTCSPETLDMLEDAIEQQTSYFSDYF; translated from the coding sequence ATGAGCAGGCGTAGACAGTTAAAAATGAAAGAAGTTGGTTTGGAGCACCTTGAACAATATAATCAACTGTTAAGATATGTTTTTCAAGTTACAAATCAAGAGCTTCAAGAGATTGGATGGGAAGAAAAGGAAATGATTAGGGCCAAGTCTCCAACATTAGAACGTGCAGATGTATGGGGATGGTTTGATGGTGATAAACTAATATCTCAAGTGGCAGTTTATCCTATGAAAGTTCGTATATTTAATAAAACATATGATATGGGTGGTCTTACAGGTGTTGGAACTTATCCAGAATATGCAAATCAAGGTCTTATGCACAAGTTGCTTTATCAAGCATTAAAAAACATGAAAGAAGCAAAGCAGAGCATATCGTATTTATATCCATATTCCATTCCATATTATAGAAGGAAAGGATGGGAAATAATTTCAGATAAAATAACATTTGAAATTAATGATTATCAACTTCCAAAAAACAAGCAGGTTTCAGGAGATGTAGAAAGAGTCGCTGTAGAAAGTGATAAGGTAAAAAAAGCTTATGAAAGATTTGCCATTAAAACTCATGGTGCATTAGTGCGTGATGACCTTGCATGGAATGAATACCTTCTTTGGGATTCTGATGATTTGATGGCTGCTGTATATTATAATGAGGATTATGAACCAGATGGATATGTTCTTTATTGGATTAAGGATGAAATTTTTCACATTAAAGATATGATTTTTGTTAATGAGGAAGCACGTAGTGGATTATGGAACTTTATAAGTGCACATTTTTCAATGATTACAAAAGTTATTGGTAATACATATACAGATGAACCTTTAGCTTTTTTACTTGAAGATGCAGATATAAAAGAGACAATTTCTCCATACTTTATGGCTAGAATTGTTGATTTAGAGCAGTTTATTGCAGAATTTCCATTTAAACCTGATACAATAGACAGAGAGTGGTCTTTTATAATGGATGATCCTATTCTTTCATGCAATCAAGGAACTTTCACATTGAATATTACAAAGGATGGAAAGGGTAAGGTTGTTCGTTCAACTAATAAAACTACTGACAGAATAAATATTCAGACCATGACTACTATGCTTCTAGGATATAAGCGTCCAGATTATCTTCATAAGATAGGACGTCTTACATGTAGTCCAGAAACTCTGGATATGTTAGAAGATGCAATTGAGCAGCAGACTTCCTATTTTTCAGATTATTTTTAA